In Fimbriimonadaceae bacterium, the following are encoded in one genomic region:
- a CDS encoding sigma-70 family RNA polymerase sigma factor: MVSVMAEQGKAHFDEDAVLVERFLGGDADAFHLLYDRYYDKVYAIARGILLDADEAADAVQEIFTLVYRHLPRFDRRARFSTWLFRISVNRSIQQGRRLKHKNRWVPLDEGLAAADAPEEPHTDPKIHLALASIQPADRALLVLFYWDELSLQEIGESIGCGVNAAKTRLYRARERFRAAYEELES, encoded by the coding sequence ATGGTTTCCGTGATGGCCGAGCAGGGCAAGGCGCACTTCGACGAGGACGCGGTGCTCGTCGAGCGTTTCCTTGGCGGCGACGCGGACGCGTTCCACCTTCTGTACGACCGCTACTACGACAAGGTCTACGCGATCGCCCGCGGCATCTTGCTGGACGCCGACGAGGCCGCCGATGCCGTGCAGGAGATCTTCACCCTGGTCTACCGGCACCTTCCGCGCTTCGATCGCCGGGCCCGGTTCAGCACGTGGCTCTTCCGGATCAGCGTCAATCGCAGCATCCAGCAGGGCCGCCGCCTCAAGCACAAGAACAGGTGGGTGCCGCTCGACGAGGGCTTGGCCGCAGCCGACGCGCCCGAAGAGCCGCACACCGATCCGAAGATCCATCTGGCCCTCGCCAGCATCCAACCGGCCGACCGGGCGCTGCTTGTGCTCTTCTATTGGGACGAGTTGAGCCTACAGGAGATTGGCGAGAGCATCGGCTGCGGCGTCAACGCCGCCAAAACGCGTCTTTACCGGGCACGCGAACGGTTTCGCGCGGCCTACGAGGAGTTGGAGTCGTGA